One bacterium genomic window, GCGGTTTCGAAATCGCGAAGGTTCTGGGCAGCCCCCGCGCTGTAGGCCTGGAGAAACGCATCCAGGACGTGGACCCCCATCTTTTCCGCGAAGGCAAGTCCATCGGTCGTAACGCGAAGACACCGATCGTGCCGGGCGACCAGATCCAGTAGCACCGCCTCGATCGCATCCACCGAGAGCCGCATCAAAGGCGTAGCATCCGGTTGCTGGAGTATTTCCCTCAGGGAAGCAAATAGCCTTTCCGCCTCCCGGGTGTCCTTCAGGATCTGATAGGAAACAAGGATACCGAGAGTCAACAGGAATTTCAGACGTCTGTCCGTAGTGGTCTGCACAACGGCAAGTGCGCGGGGCGTCCACAACTCCATGTCCGCCCGGGGGTACTGCCGATAGGAGAGCGCCCGGAACATCCTGCAGGTGACCTCGTCCCCGATCGCGCCGGGCGGGAGACCGCCGTACTTTTCGAGAAGGCGCGGAAGGAGGGAGATCCAACCGTCGAGCGGGGTTAAATTCTCCACCGGCGTGATGATGGATTCGACCACGCCAGCCCAGGAACGGAATACCCCCGTCGCATCCCGTCGCGCATCGAATTTGTGAAAGGCCTCTTCGAAACGGGCCCGGCCCTCCGCGGGAGAGAAGGGCATGAGGCAGACGCCGCTCCAATAGAGCAGCCACGGATCGACGTCCAGAACCTCCCTGGGGAGAGCCCCCAGCCACTCCAGCAATGTCTGGTACCGCCCCTGCGTCACAAGATCGCGGGCCCGGGACAGGATCAATCGGGCGAGGGCGTTCCAATCTCCCGACTCGCGGTGGAGCACCGCGGCATCCTCGATGTATCCGTATTCTTCCAGCAGAGCGGCGGCGGCTTTGCGGATCTCTGAAAGTTGTTCCCGTGAATAAACCGCCGTCGCCCGTTCGAGCAGGAACTCTCGGAATAAGTCGTGGTATTCGTAGACCGGCTCCCGCTGCGGATTCTTCTTGGTGAACTGGTTCAGACGATTCATCTCCGACAGGATCGGACCGGCGCGCTCCTTCCCCGTCAGCCTCTCCGCCATCGACGCCGTCATCCTGGGCAGGAACGCGGTCCGCAGAAGAAAGTCCCGCCGCTCCTCGTCCAGCCTCCGGAAGATCTCGCTTCCGAAGTAGTCGAGGATCTCCGCGGGCACCTGTCGACCGATCGTCCGGGGCACCACACGGCCCTTGTCGGTCCTCTCCAGCAGAAGCACGAGGCCCGCCGCCCAGCCGTCCGTCCGCTCGAACAGATCCCGCACCCGTCCCGGGGGAGGTTTCCCCTTCTGCCGCAGCTTCACGATCCCCGCCGCCTCCTCGAAGGTCAGCCGGAGATCCTCCCACCCGATCGTCTCCATGAGCCGGTTGGCCCGGTGCCGTGCGAAGGATGGATGGGGATCGACGCGGCTGACGAGAACGGCGCCGATCCCCGGCGCGAGGCGGGAGACCCCCTCCCGGAGCGTCTCGAAGAATACGGAGTCCTCCCGCACGCGATGGCAGTCATCCAGCACCAGCAGGGAGGGGACCGGGAGCAGCGAGGAGAGGTGCTCGAAGTACCTCTGCGCGAAAACGGCCAGACCGGGCAGGCGGTCGGGGGTCAGAAGCGGAAGCCGCTTCCTCTTGCGCGGGGCGGCCTTTGCGGCGGCCAGCCCCAGGTAGTAGAAGAAGGTGGCGAGGTCCGCGTCCGCCTCGTCGACCTTGTACCAGAGGCAGGGAAGGCGCCGGGATTCGATGTAGCTGCCGATCAGTGCGGTCTTCCCGCATCCGGGCGGACCCGTGATCCAGAGCACGGGCGCCTTGCGGGCCTTGTCCAGGAGACGATACAGCCGGTGCCGCGGGAAATATCCCGTCGAAGTGGGGCGGGTGACTTTCGCAATGGGGGGAGCGGTCCGCATCGGATCCCCCTGCGCGGTCGAAGCGACGTGCGAAGAAGCTTATCTATGCATAGGACAATGGTCTCACGTAGTCAAGGAGACAAGTTCGGCCAAGGGCGCGTCCGTGAGGAAAGTGCCATGCCTTGAAGGAAAACCCTTTGACGCCATGGCGCTCCTCTCGCCTTAAAACTTGACCGACACGCGGAGGGCGCCGAAATAGTCTTTGTTTTCCTGGGTCCGGAACTCGCGAGAACGAAGAACGTGGGTGTAGCCGAGGCGCATATCGGACCAATCCAGGACGAAACCAAACTGCAGGTCGCCGACCAGGTATTTCTTGTCCACGCTGCGGCTGTCACGGAAGGTGTTGCCGTCGAGAAAGATATTGCGCGCAACCCCCCGTCCCTCGATACCTGCGAACAGGTACCAGCCGAAACCGGACACCGGTGAGAAATCCCAGGAGCCCGGCACGCCGGGCTGGATGCGCGGCGGACCGTAGTCGTCAGGCAGCCGATTGCCGAAGCGCATGGTCAGACCCGCATTGCCGTACGTGAACACATTGCCAAGCGCCCCCCCAATGTGGGGAGCGAAATCCAACTCGGCCCCGAACAGGGATGACGTGGCGACTCCCCGCCAGCTGCGCTGGCAGGTCATCACAATGCCCGGCTCATTGCCGAGCTGGGTGTCCCAGCCTCGTGGCTCGCCGCCAGGTAAAACCCTGTGGAGGAATTTCTGGGTCTGCTCCGCCAAAGAGGCCGGACCGACCATGCCGAAAGTCATCCAGAGCTGATCGAGCCGCCGTCCCGACTCCACGCCGATTCCGATCGTTCCATACAGCCAGCCGGCATAGGGACGATCCCCCAGGGGCGGATTCCCCACATCGATATCACCCGACGTAAACATGCTTTGGCCGAAGGCATAGCCATGGCGGATCTCGCCTCGTTCGGCGAACCACGGCATGAGTCGCGCCAGCATCATGGCCCACTCGGGTGTGGGTGCATCCGGACCGGGCACCCAGACCAGCATCAGCCCATTGGTATAGTGCCGGTCCGTGCCATGAAACG contains:
- a CDS encoding lipid A deacylase LpxR family protein → MRQCAEENSLLDGQRNKFLLTGLTLLLVIQGACPSRAWAAESSKAGTLSLVLENDAFHGTDRHYTNGLMLVWVPGPDAPTPEWAMMLARLMPWFAERGEIRHGYAFGQSMFTSGDIDVGNPPLGDRPYAGWLYGTIGIGVESGRRLDQLWMTFGMVGPASLAEQTQKFLHRVLPGGEPRGWDTQLGNEPGIVMTCQRSWRGVATSSLFGAELDFAPHIGGALGNVFTYGNAGLTMRFGNRLPDDYGPPRIQPGVPGSWDFSPVSGFGWYLFAGIEGRGVARNIFLDGNTFRDSRSVDKKYLVGDLQFGFVLDWSDMRLGYTHVLRSREFRTQENKDYFGALRVSVKF